TGTAGGGGTTTGGTCTCCAAACCCAGGCGCAAAGAGGGTTTGGAGACCAAACCCCTACGATAAAATATTACAACCTATTTAGGATTGCTATATCTGTTATAGTGTTAGGCTAGATCCCGATCATTTTTTATATTTTTAAGTTTAAGATGGAAAATTTGGTTTTAATTTTAACACTATTATCATTAATAATATGGATTGTATTATTAATGTTTCGAGGGCAATTTTGGCAAGCCGATCAACGACTTCCAGAACTTCAAAAACCGTTATTAAATTATCCCTCTGTTGCTATAATTGTGCCAGCGAGAAATGAGTCTGAATTAATTGAAATGAGTTTGCGATCGCTTCTCAATCAAAACTATCCTGGTTCATTTTCTATTATTTTAGTCGATGATCAAAGTCAGGATAAAACAGCAAATATTGCCGAAAAAACGGCTAAAATATTAAATCAAACAGAGCGATTAAATATTATCACTTCTCAACCGTTACCTGGGGGATGGACAGGGAAACTTTGGGCGATGGAACAGGGAGTTAAATATACTCAACAGTTAATAAACCCTCCCGATTATATTTTATTTACCGATGCTGATATTGAACATTCTCCTAATAATTTAAAGCAATTAGTTGAAAAAGCTGAAACCGAACAATTACAATTAGTGTCCTTAATGGTGTTATTACGGTGTCAAAGTTTCTGGGAAAAACTATTAATTCCCGCCTTTGTATTTTTCTTTCAAAAATTATATCCGTTTCGTTGGGTTAATCATCCTCAAAGTCAACTCGCAGCCGCAGCAGGAGGATGTATTTTAATTCGCAGGGAAGCCTTAACTCGTATTGGTGGTTTACAAATTTTAAAACAAGCATTAATTGATGATTGTTCTTTAGCACAAGCGGTGAAGAATACCCTTAGTAAAGGGGGAGAAGAAGGGAGATTACTAACACCAGTAAATCAAGGGTTTTCTATGGGAAGTTTTATCTTTCCTTTTACCTCTAAATCCTATTATCCGATTTGGTTAGGACTAACAGAAACAACTCATAGTTTAAGACCCTATCCGAATTTAGCAAGTATTTGGGATATGGTCGCTAGAACAGCATTTAGTCAACTGAATTTTTCGATTATTTTATTAGGATTAACCTTAATTGGAATGATTTTGATTTATTTAATGTTTCCTGTAGGTTTGATTTGGGGAATTCTGCATGGAAAGGGGTTAATAATCCTTTTAGCTGCGTTAACAGGATTATTAATGGAA
This DNA window, taken from Planktothrix serta PCC 8927, encodes the following:
- a CDS encoding glycosyltransferase, with translation MENLVLILTLLSLIIWIVLLMFRGQFWQADQRLPELQKPLLNYPSVAIIVPARNESELIEMSLRSLLNQNYPGSFSIILVDDQSQDKTANIAEKTAKILNQTERLNIITSQPLPGGWTGKLWAMEQGVKYTQQLINPPDYILFTDADIEHSPNNLKQLVEKAETEQLQLVSLMVLLRCQSFWEKLLIPAFVFFFQKLYPFRWVNHPQSQLAAAAGGCILIRREALTRIGGLQILKQALIDDCSLAQAVKNTLSKGGEEGRLLTPVNQGFSMGSFIFPFTSKSYYPIWLGLTETTHSLRPYPNLASIWDMVARTAFSQLNFSIILLGLTLIGMILIYLMFPVGLIWGILHGKGLIILLAALTGLLMEIAYYPTLKLYQLSPVWGLTLPLIGFLYALMTLDSALRYWRGKGGSWKGRTYP